The Synergistaceae bacterium DNA window TCGGCGATGAATTTAATAATTTCTTGTGCGTCCATAAATTAATCACCTGCTAGAAAATTTTTTAATTTCTTGTGAGTCCCCATTAATGGCGGGAAAAAATTTTTTGTGATTCCGTATGCGGGGACCCCAGAGCCCTCCCCGCACCCCCCCGCCCAGGAGTCGCGCGTTCAAAGTTTGCTGAACAATCATGAGATAAAATCTTTCATGCCGTAAAAGCCTGCTGACTGACTCACAAGCCATTTTGCCGCCGATAATGCACCGTTTGCAAATAATGCCCTGTTCTTAGCGTCGTGCTTTAACGTTATAGTCTCGAGTCCGTTCGAGAAAATTATTTCATGAGTCCCGACTTCAGAGCCATATCTTAATGAATGAATGCCGATCTCGTTTTTATCGCGTTTTCCGTTAGAGTGCCTGCCGATATTAAATGTGCTGTCCGGTTTGGAGTCTTTGATTCTTTGAGCGAGCATTAAAGCTGTACCGCTGGGAACGTCTAATTTCTGATTATGATGAGCTTCAATTAACTCAATATCGCAATCAGTAAAAATTTTCGCGACTCTCTCGGCCAAGTCAGCAACAAGAGCAACCCCAATTGACATATTAGGAGACATGAAGACGGGAATTTTTTTCGCGGCATCACGGATTAAATTTAATTCTTCGTCAGTGTGTCCGGTTGAAGCAATTAAAACGGGTAAATTACGACTCACGCAATATTTCACGAGTTCGGGCGCAGCTTTGTGATTCGAGAAATCTATAACGCAGTCTGCCGAGCCTTTGAAGTCTTCAAGTTTATTATATTTGCCGTCCTCATTTGTGAAAGCTACATCAACGAGAGCAGCAATATTTTCGCCTGCATTTACGGCCATGTCAGATAAAATTTTTCCCATTTTACCGCCGGCACCGTTAATAATTAATTTCATGCTAGATTAGCCCCTGTTCCTGCATTAAAGATTTCAAGTGCTGCCAGTGAGATTCTTCCATTGGTACGAGAGGGAGTCTTAAATGATTCCCGCAGAAATTCATAGCGGCCATAGCTGCTTTAACGGGAATGGGGTTAACTTCACAGAATAAAGCATTAATCAGCGGGAGTAATTGACACTGTAATTTTGCTGCGCCTTCTACGTCGCCCGCCCAGAATTTATTACAAATTTCCATAGTTAATTTAGGAGCAGGATTCGACAGCACAGAAATAACGCCCTTGCCGCCCATTGAAAGAATCGGGACAATTTGATCATCGTTGCCTGAATAAATGTCAAGTTTATCGCCGACTAAATGAAAAGTTTGCACGATTTTGCTGATATTTCCGTTAGCTTCCTTAATGCCTGCGATATTTGGGTGATCTGCTAATTTTGCGTAAGTCTCAGGCTCGATATTTACTCCTGTTCTTGATGGGACGTTATATAAAATTACGGGTTTTGTTGACGCGTCTGCAATGGCAGTATACATTTTTACAAGACCGTTTTGCGTTGTCTTATTATAGTAGGGAGTAACGAGAAGTAAAGCATCTGCCCCGGCATCACAACAATATTTTGAAAGCTGAATCGCGTATCTTGTATCGTTTGAACCTGTTGCAGCAATAATCGGACATTTTCCCGCGACTCTATCGACTGCAAATTTTACGACCTGTTTGTGTTCTGCGTCATCGAGTGTAGAGCCTTCACCGGT harbors:
- a CDS encoding 4-hydroxy-tetrahydrodipicolinate synthase; the protein is MTVFKGVATALITPTNDNGVDYDSFARVLDWQVEQGINALVIAGTTGEGSTLDDAEHKQVVKFAVDRVAGKCPIIAATGSNDTRYAIQLSKYCCDAGADALLLVTPYYNKTTQNGLVKMYTAIADASTKPVILYNVPSRTGVNIEPETYAKLADHPNIAGIKEANGNISKIVQTFHLVGDKLDIYSGNDDQIVPILSMGGKGVISVLSNPAPKLTMEICNKFWAGDVEGAAKLQCQLLPLINALFCEVNPIPVKAAMAAMNFCGNHLRLPLVPMEESHWQHLKSLMQEQGLI
- a CDS encoding 4-hydroxy-tetrahydrodipicolinate reductase encodes the protein MKLIINGAGGKMGKILSDMAVNAGENIAALVDVAFTNEDGKYNKLEDFKGSADCVIDFSNHKAAPELVKYCVSRNLPVLIASTGHTDEELNLIRDAAKKIPVFMSPNMSIGVALVADLAERVAKIFTDCDIELIEAHHNQKLDVPSGTALMLAQRIKDSKPDSTFNIGRHSNGKRDKNEIGIHSLRYGSEVGTHEIIFSNGLETITLKHDAKNRALFANGALSAAKWLVSQSAGFYGMKDFIS